The region TATTCGCGATGTTCGACCCGACGACGTTGCCAAGCGCGATGTCCGGCGCACCCAGCATCGCGGCTTGGACCGAAGTCACCAGTTCAGGGGTTGAGGTGCCAAAGCCCACGATTGTCAAACCGATAACCAGCGGCGACAGCCCAACCCTTTGTGCCAGTGCCACGGCACCGCGCACCAAATACTCCCCACCGAGCACGAGACCCAGCAAGCCGCCAAGGACAAACAAAATGTTCACGAGAAAATCTCACCGGTCTCACACCATCGGGCGTCGCGGAGACCGCGCAGACGCCCGATGCAAATGGGCATGGCCCGGAGGCGTTCAAGGCCGCGGGGAAAATTCAGTTCCGCTGCGGCCCGGCGCTCACATGCCCAAAGCTTCTTTGTACATTTCCATTACCGCTTCTTCTTCGGCGATGTCGTCCTTGTCGCGCTTGCGCAGGGCAATCACTTTACGAAGCACCTTGGTGTCGTAACCGCGCGATTTCGCTTCGGCCATGACCTCTTTTTGCTGTTCAGCGAGGTCTTTCTTCTCTGCGTCCAAACGCTCGATCCGCTCCACAAACTGGCGCAGCTCATTGGCTGTCACGCGGTAAGTGGCATCGCCTTGGGATTCGACGACGTCGGGGTTGGTGCTGGTATCGCTCATGGGAAGTCCTCACGGAATGGCTGGCTCTGGCGGGTTTGACTACAGGCTGGATGCCCAGCCCGCAAGCGGGACTTGCCCCCCTTGGCGGTTTGGCGTAGCTCTGCCGCCATGGAAAGCGCAAACACATCTATTTTCGATCTCATGGTCTGGGGCGGCGCGGGTCTGTCCCTTCTGGGATTGCTAGGTCTTGGCCTGTGTATCATCAAGGTCAGCCGTGCCAAACGCGCCCAGCTTGGCGATGAGGCGATGCGCGTGGTGCTGCGCAAAGTGGTGCCGCTAAACATGGGCGCGCTGTTTTTGTCGGTCATCGGGCTGATGCTGGTAATTCTCGGGATTTCTCTGGGCTGATCGGCGGGCTGCTGCGGCAGGTTGCAGCGGTGCTGGACAGGGCCGTTGCATCTGCTTAAATCGACCTATGGATATTCGCCAAATCACCCCCCGCTAT is a window of Sulfitobacter sp. W027 DNA encoding:
- a CDS encoding DUF2312 domain-containing protein; protein product: MSDTSTNPDVVESQGDATYRVTANELRQFVERIERLDAEKKDLAEQQKEVMAEAKSRGYDTKVLRKVIALRKRDKDDIAEEEAVMEMYKEALGM